The Hymenobacter sp. DG25A nucleotide sequence TGATTTTCTGCGACAAGTCGCCTTTTGCTACGGCGGTTGCTACGTTGGCAATGTCCCGCACCTGAGAAGTCAGGTTGCTGGCCATGTTGTTTACGTTGTCGGTGAGGTCCTTCCAAACCCCGCCTACGTTTGGCACGCTGGCCTGACCGCCCAGTTTACCCTCAGTACCTACCTCCTGTGCCACACGAGTTACCTCGCCGGCGAAGAGGTTGAGCGAGTCCACCATTTGGTTCAGGTTCTGCTTCAGTTGCAGCAGTTCCCCCTTTACATCTACCGTAATCTTCTGGGTGAGGTCACCCTTTGCCACGGCGGTTGCTACGTTGGCAATATCTCGTACCTGAGAGGTCAGGTTCGAGGCCATGTTGTTTACGTTGTCTGTCAGCTCTTTCCAGATACCACCCACGTTTGGTACGGAGGCCTGGCCACCCAGCTTTCCTTCCGTACCTACTTCCTGCGCCACCCGGGTTACTTCCCCCGCGAATACGTTCAGGTTGTCGATGGTTTTGTTGATGGTTTCGGCCATCACCTTGAAGTCACCCGACACTGGAATCTGGAAGGACTCATCCAGATTCCCCTTGCTGATGTTCTTCAGTACTTTGCCTACTTCCAATACCGGCACGGCAATGCTATCCACCAGGCCGTTGATATTGTTGATCATGTCGCGCCAGAAACCGGCGGCATTCTCAGCCGAGGCCCGCGCCTTCAGGTTGCCTTCCACCCCGGCCACCTTGGAAATGCGCGATACCTCGCCTCCTACCCCGCCAATCATCTCCACCATGGAGTTGTAGGCTTCGGCAATTTCGGCGAAGATGTCGTCGTTCTGCTTGGTCAGGCGTACCGATACGTCCCCTTTCTTAAAGGCATCGAGGGCGTAGAGCACGCGGTTCAGCTGCTCGTTAACGTACTCCGGATCCTGCTCATCGGTAATGCCGCGGGCAACCCCGCGCTTGCGGGTACTGTTGCTCCCAGGGGTACTGAGCTGAACAATAGGTTCGGAGGAAGCTGGGGCACCACCCCGACGGGTGGTGACAGCTGCCGTTGCCTGGTCAGCGGCGGCAGGCTGCGCGGGGCTTGCCGTAGTAGAAGAGGAACGTGAATTTTTGCCGGATGCCATAAAGGAGCGGGTGGTAGCGAGCCAGATAAAAATAGGCGATGCAAAGGTTACTGTGCGGCTAAAAGCTAAGCGCAGTACTGACAAAGTTAACAACTAAGAAGTAATACTCTACTGCTGATTACTGGCGGCTCCTTTCTTTTTCTTTTCTGCTGATCTGTTTTAAAGGCTTCTGCCCTATTTATCAGCGTTTAAGAACCTAGTACCCCGTACTGGTGTATTGCTATCACTCCTGTTTTATATAGAGCTTTAAAAATAAGACCGGAATATTCCAGCATCTTTGCGGCAAAATTCAACTCCTTTGCGCTGCTTCTCGTTTCTCTACCGAAACACGCCCAGCATCCCGCCCTGCTTTTACATCATATGGTTAAGAACCTAGTCATAGTAGAGTCTCCTGCCAAAGCCAAAACCATTGAAGGGTACTTGGGCAAGGACTTTATCGTCAAATCCAGCTTTGGGCACGTCCGCGACCTGCCCAAGGACAATAATGCTATTGATATTGCCAACGGCTTCAAACCCACCTACGTAGTCTCACCTGATAAGCGGGAAATCATCTCCCAGCTGAAAAAGCTAGCCAAGGAAGCCGAAATGGTGTGGTTAGCAAGTGACGATGACCGGGAGGGCGAAGCCATTTCCTGGCATCTTTCCGAGACGCTGAACCTGACGGAGGCCAAGACCAAGCGCATTGTTTTCCGTGAAATCACGAAAAATGCCATTCTCAACGCCATTGCCAATCCCCGGGAAATCGACCTGAATCTGGTAAATGCCCAGCAGGCCCGCCGCGTGCTGGACCGCCTGGTAGGCTTTGAGTTGAGCCCGGTGCTCTGGAAAAAGGTGAAAGCCGGCCTTTCAGCGGGCCGTGTGCAAAGTGTGGCCGTGCGACTGGTGGTGGAGCGGGAACGGGAAATCAACCAGTTCAAAACCTCTTCGGCCTACCGCGTAGTAGCCAAATTTGATGCCGGCCAGGGCGCCGTATTGGAGGCCGAGCTGCCCACCCGCTACAAAACCCGCGAAGAGGCCGAGGCCTTCCTGGCGCGCTGCGTTGGCGCCGCCTACCGCATTGAGAACCTGGAGAAGAAGCCGGGCAAACGCACACCGGCGCCACCGTTTACCACTTCTACCCTGCAGCAGGAAGCCTCGCGCAAGCTGGGCTTCTCGGTAGCGCAGACCATGAGCGTGGCCCAGAAGCTGTATGAAGCAGGTAGAATCAGCTACATGCGTACCGACTCTCTGAACCTCTCGCAGGACGCCATAGCAGCGGCCAAGGAGGAGATTACGCGGGCCTACGGTACTGAATATGCGCACACCCGTCAGTTTAAGACTAAATCCGCCTCCGCGCAGGAAGCCCACGAAGCCATTCGCCCCACGGATTTTGCGCTGGCCAAGGCCGGCTCCGATTCGGCGGAGCAGCGCCTGTATGATTTGATCCGCAAACGGGCTATGGCTTCTCAGATGGCCGATGCCACCGTGGAGCGTACCGTAGCCACCATTGGCATCAGCACGCAGCCGGGCGTTACGCTCACGGCTACCGGCGAAGTCATTACGTTTGAGGGCTTTCTGAAGGCGTACAGTGAGTCGAAGGACGAGGATGAGCAGGATGGCGAGTCGTCGTTTTCACGCGGTTTGCCGCCAATTTCAGTGGGCCAGGTGCTGCCGCTGCAGCAGCTGCGCGCTACGGAGCGCTACGCTTCGCCGACTGCCCGCTACACGGAAGCTTCGCTGGTGAAAAAACTGGAGGAAATGGGCATTGGTCGTCCTTCTACCTATGCCCCTACTATCAGCACCATTCAGAAGCGCGGCTACGTGGAAAAAGACACCCGGGAGGGCAAGGAGCGCAAGTTCCATGTGCTGACGCTGGATGGCGACACGGTAAAAACCGAAGTGAAAACGGAAACCTACGGGGCCGACAAAGCCAAGCTGTTCCCCACGGATACGGCCATGGTGGTAAACGACTTTCTGGTGGAGCATTTCCCCGTGATTGTAGACTATAAGTTTACGGCCAAGGTGGAAGACGAATTCGACCAGATTGCCAACGGCCATGAGCAGTGGGAAAAGATGATTGCCGGGTTCTATGGCACTTTCCACGAAACCGTGGAGCGCGGCCAGGATATTGAGCGCAGCACGCTGGGCTCTACCCGCGTTATCGGCCTGCACCCGGAAACCGGCCAGAAGCTGACGGCCCGCCTGGGCCGCTTTGGGCCTTACGTGCAGATTGAGCCCAAAGAAGGTGCACCGGAGGGTGAAAAGGCCGTGTACGCCAGCCTGCGCAAAGGCCAGTTTATCGAGAATATCACGCTGGAAGATGCCTTGGAGCTGTTTAAGCTGCCGCGCAACGTGGGGCAGTTTGAGGACAAGGACATGACGGCCGCCCTCGGCCGCTTTGGTCCGTACATCCGCCACGACAGCAAGTTCTACTCCCTCACTAAGGAGCAGGATCCGCACACCATCACTGCCGACGAAGCCGTAGCTCTCATTGAAAACAAGCGCAAAACCGACGCGGAACGCCTGATTAAGGAGTTCCCCGGCCGCGAAGACGTGCAGGTTCTCAATGGCCGCTTCGGTCCCTACATTGTGGTGGGCAAGAAAAATGTAAAGATTCCGAAGGGCGAAGAGCCGGCGGATCTGACGCTGGAACGCTGCCTGGAGCTGGCAGAGGCTACCCCCGACAAGCCCGCCAAAGGCGGCCGCTTTGCCAAGAAAGCCGCTCCGGCCGCCAGCGAAAAGACCGATACGCCGGTGAAAAAGGCCGCCGCCAAGAAACCCGCCGCTAAAAAGCCGGCGGCCAAAAAACCTGCCGCAACGAAAGCTGCTGGTAAGCCTAAGTAGAGACAGGCGTAAAAACACAAGTGTCATCCTGAGCTCTGCGAAGGACCTTGTTACGCCTGAACGAGTTGTTTTTTCGACTAATGTTCTAGCGTGAGAAGGTCCTTCGCAGAGCTCAGGATGACAAAGGTTTATTTGTTCTTTTAAAAAGAAGCCCTGGCCATAAAAGGCCGGGGCTTCTTTTGGTTTAAGGCGTAAAATACTTATCCCGAATTGGCGTTCTTGTTGCCTCTATCCTATGCCTAATTCGATTTTTTATCTTGATGAAAGCTGCCTTTCCGTTTCTCATCCTGCTCTTCTGCTGCTCCAGTCCTAAGGCAGAATCTGAAACGATGGCCGCCTCCGCTCCACCAACTCCGGATTTGGCGGAGGGCAGCCGGAACACTTATCCGTGGCTGGCGGCCGGCCGCTATAACCCCCGCCAGACCGTAGCCGCACGCATTCTTCCCCCCAAAGGCTACCAGCGGGTGGAGCTTATGCCGGGCTCCTTCGGGAACTGGCTGCGCTACCTGCCGCTGCTGCCCGCCGGCACTCCGGTTAAGCTTTACAACGGCCACCTCAAAGACCGGCAGGATGTACATGCCGCTGTGCTGGACCTGGACGTAGGCACCCGCGACCTGCAGCAGTGCGCCGATGCCGTTATCCGCCTGCGGGCCGAATATCAATTCAGCCAGGACCCCAATCAAGTGCATTTTCACCTGACCAGCGGCGACGACATCCGGTTTCAGGATTGGTACTCGGGCACTGGTTTTCGCATAAGCGGCAATAGCGCGCAACCCGCGCCCAAGGCGGTGGAGCAGCCCACCCACGCCGTTCTGCGCCGCTACCTGGACCAGATTTTTACGTATGCCGGCACCCTTTCCCTTAGCCAGGAACTGCGGCCCATGCCGCTGGCCCAGGTGCAGCCCGGCGACATTTTAATCCGGGGCGGTTCGCCGGGCCACGCGGTGCTGGTGCTGGACGTGGCCGTGCAGCCCGAAACCGGGCGGCGGGCAGCGCTGCTGGCGCAAAGCTATATGCCCGCGCAGCAGATGCACGTGCTGGAAAATGTGTGGGATGAAACCGGGCTGGGAGCCTGGTTTCTGCTTGACCCGCAGGCGGCCCATGTCAGTACCCCGGAATGGACGTTCCGGCGGGAGGAGCTGGGCCGCTTTGAGTAACGTGGCAGACTATAATTTGCCTTAAGGGTTTATCAATATGACGACTTACTTTAGTCATCAAGTCAAAGCAAATCGGCTGGTAAAAGAACTCAACCCGCAGTTGGAGTAGGCAGCGCAACGCCAAGTGGCCCAGCAGCACACACGCCAAGCTGGGCAGCAACACAGCCGCGGCAGTTGAGTAAGCACGTAGGAAATAAAGGTATTAGAGTGTTTTCGGCGCTTCGCTGGTAAGAGCACCTCGTTTAGTCGTCTTCTCCATGCTTGCAAAAGTTTAAATTCTTCCATTGATTCCCCATGAAGAACTACTTGCTCCTGCTGCTGCTGGTACCAAGCCTAGCCGCTGCGCAAACGCCTATTCCCTTCATGCTGAAGGGGCGCCTGGGTTCGGATACGTACCGCGGCAAGCCGACCTACGTGTATTTGCGTGGTGGGAGTATGTCAGATTCTGCGCTGGTCAAGAACGGGCGCTTCAAACTAAAGGGTACTGTGGATGAACCCACGAAAGCATATCTCACTATGCGGCGGCATAGGGACGATATGTCAGATCACAAGGCGGTCTTTTGGCTCGAACTAGGCACGCTCGTCTTCACCAGCCCCGATTCGCTCAGGAACTCGCAGGTGGGCGGCTCGCCGCTGACCGACGCCTGGCAGGAATTATGGGCGTCTCATGAACCGGTAGACAAGCAACTCAAGGCGCTGGAGAAGGAGCGGCAGGCCGCTACGCCGGCGCAGCAGGAGTCGCCGGCCTTCCGGCCGGGCCTGCAGGCCCGGCGCGCGGCATTGCTGCAAGAGCGCACCCGCCTGGATTCTGTTTTCGTCCGCGCCCACCCTACGTCGTTCATCAGCCTGACGGTCCTGAACC carries:
- the topA gene encoding type I DNA topoisomerase; translation: MVKNLVIVESPAKAKTIEGYLGKDFIVKSSFGHVRDLPKDNNAIDIANGFKPTYVVSPDKREIISQLKKLAKEAEMVWLASDDDREGEAISWHLSETLNLTEAKTKRIVFREITKNAILNAIANPREIDLNLVNAQQARRVLDRLVGFELSPVLWKKVKAGLSAGRVQSVAVRLVVEREREINQFKTSSAYRVVAKFDAGQGAVLEAELPTRYKTREEAEAFLARCVGAAYRIENLEKKPGKRTPAPPFTTSTLQQEASRKLGFSVAQTMSVAQKLYEAGRISYMRTDSLNLSQDAIAAAKEEITRAYGTEYAHTRQFKTKSASAQEAHEAIRPTDFALAKAGSDSAEQRLYDLIRKRAMASQMADATVERTVATIGISTQPGVTLTATGEVITFEGFLKAYSESKDEDEQDGESSFSRGLPPISVGQVLPLQQLRATERYASPTARYTEASLVKKLEEMGIGRPSTYAPTISTIQKRGYVEKDTREGKERKFHVLTLDGDTVKTEVKTETYGADKAKLFPTDTAMVVNDFLVEHFPVIVDYKFTAKVEDEFDQIANGHEQWEKMIAGFYGTFHETVERGQDIERSTLGSTRVIGLHPETGQKLTARLGRFGPYVQIEPKEGAPEGEKAVYASLRKGQFIENITLEDALELFKLPRNVGQFEDKDMTAALGRFGPYIRHDSKFYSLTKEQDPHTITADEAVALIENKRKTDAERLIKEFPGREDVQVLNGRFGPYIVVGKKNVKIPKGEEPADLTLERCLELAEATPDKPAKGGRFAKKAAPAASEKTDTPVKKAAAKKPAAKKPAAKKPAATKAAGKPK
- a CDS encoding DUF4846 domain-containing protein, which gives rise to MAASAPPTPDLAEGSRNTYPWLAAGRYNPRQTVAARILPPKGYQRVELMPGSFGNWLRYLPLLPAGTPVKLYNGHLKDRQDVHAAVLDLDVGTRDLQQCADAVIRLRAEYQFSQDPNQVHFHLTSGDDIRFQDWYSGTGFRISGNSAQPAPKAVEQPTHAVLRRYLDQIFTYAGTLSLSQELRPMPLAQVQPGDILIRGGSPGHAVLVLDVAVQPETGRRAALLAQSYMPAQQMHVLENVWDETGLGAWFLLDPQAAHVSTPEWTFRREELGRFE